A single window of Aspergillus flavus chromosome 4, complete sequence DNA harbors:
- a CDS encoding extracellular serine-rich protein, giving the protein MAGIAATLHLRSKLPPFVRPPTLQSLSSCRCPAGSFSLLLIVLLCQLERMKSSPFHRQMSKMSLIHLMTWLLITIDYLLLGVSAQTTTTEASATATETSKGAATHTIQVGPRSDPHQYVPSSVNASVGDVIVFEFYPRNHSVVRADYDAPCVPAQTSGPVFYSGHFTKFNEENGQMIGPPPTWSLVVNDTKPTFFYCTAIGSCNENGMVGVINPTANMTWEHQNKKAINYPYQLEPWEHIPAEGESPNSSATSSPSPSSSGSHLSGGAIAGIVVGAVAFIGLLVAFFFVMGRNQVYKKWMTSQDGTTERTARWALFNSHGERKSDFDSTQPPGDQATYIPSPDLTNRTYVSGQGQYGWDQSMFQPMPQSPPPRNVAPTELEAPDSVVHYRTDVR; this is encoded by the exons ATGGCTGGCATTGCAGCCACCCTGCATCTTCGCAGTAAGCTTCCTCCGTTTGTAAGGCCGCCCACTCTTCAAAGTCTTTCGTCTTGTCGTTGCCCTGCTGGctctttctccctcctccttaTTGTCCTACTATGCCAGCTTGAGCGCATGAAGTCCTCCCCGTTCCATCGCCAGATGTCAAAAATGTCGCTCATTCATCTCATGACATGGTTGTTGATAACTAtcgattatttattattaggGGTATCAGCACAGACAACGACAACGGAGGCAAGTGCTACGGCGACTGAGACGTCCAAAGGAGCCGCAACACATACGATCCAGGTTGGACCGAGGAGTGACCCTCATCAATATGTACCCAGTAGCGTCAACGCATCTGTCGGCGACGTAATCGTCTTCGAATTCTATCCGCGAAACCATTCGGTAGTAAGAGCGGACTACGATGCACCATGTGTGCCTGCCCAGACGAGTGGTCCCGTCTTCTATTCCGGCCATTTCACGAAATTCAACGAAGAGAATGGACAGATGATAGGACCG CCACCCACATGGTCGTTAGTTGTGAACGATACGAAG CCTACCTTCTTCTACTGTACGGCTATCGGCTCATGCAACGAGAATGGAATGGTCGGGGTGATAAATCCG ACCGCAAACATGACATGGGAGCATCAAAACAAGAAAGCGATAAATTATCCCTACCAGCTCGAACCATGGGAGCACATCCCTGCCGAAGGAGAGAGTCCGAACTCATCAGCGACCTCCAGCCCTTCCCCATCGTCGTCCGGAAGCCACCTCAGCGGCGGCGCCATCGCCGGGATAGTCGTTGGAGCTGTCGCATTCATCGGCCTTCTGGTGGCATTTTTCTTCGTCATGGGAAGAAACCAGGTATACAAGAAGTGGATGACATCGCAGGATGGGACCACGGAGCGGACCGCTCGCTGGGCTCTGTTTAACAGCCACGGGGAACGCAAGAGTGACTTCGATAGCACGCAACCTCCTGGCGACCAAGCGACGTATATACCAAGTCCGGACCTCACCAATCGCACGTATGTGTCAGGGCAAGGACAATATGGCTGGGACCAGTCGATGTTCCAGCCTATGCCGCAGTCACCGCCACCAAGGAATGTAGCACCGACCGAGTTGGAGGCACCCGATTCAGTGGTTCATTATCGGACCGATGTAAGGTGA
- a CDS encoding putative dimethylaniline monooxygenase, translating into MSTKEYDIVIIGAGIAGINAAYRIQALLPQHRYVILEARETAGGTWDLFRYPGVRLDSDIHTFGFSWHPYDGDTNMMDGDSVFNYLNETAKQYGIDNHILFNHRVRRAAWSSADNLWNVTSTHLDKEVCIRATYVFFATGYFDHQEPLRAQIPGLDDFGGVIVHPQFWPANLDYLGKRIAVIGSGATAISLVPKLAETAFTVTMVQRSANYILPIPSPGGNRWARFLSSTLPHKVKRFAWLAVTLVGYYACRKFPGAAKDYLLGLVQKQLPKHIQADPHFTPRYNVWDQRLLACPDGDFFESLHRGNVRIETANIQTCTPNSIVLDNGKSIEVDLVITATGHKLQFGGGSTLEIDGKVCDISKRCLWNGMMLQGVPNAFFALGYLTNASWTMGVDVTALSACRLINYMAKRDILAAMPHAKGPLDPTVRPIWNLNSTYMAVGGDSLPKSGIVSPWQPRTNYIADYLQAKYWSFSDGLEFTRAA; encoded by the coding sequence ATGTCAACCAAAGAATATGATATTGTTATCATTGGGGCAGGAATCGCTGGAATCAACGCCGCATACCGTATCCAAGCACTGCTTCCCCAACATAGATATGTCATCCTCGAAGCCCGCGAGACAGCTGGCGGCACATGGGATCTGTTCCGGTACCCTGGCGTCCGGCTTGACTCCGATATCCACACCTTTGGGTTTTCTTGGCACCCATATGACGGCGATACAAACATGATGGATGGAGACTCTGTGTTCAATTACTTGAACGAAACAGCAAAGCAATACGGAATCGACAACCATATCCTATTTAACCACCGAGTCAGACGCGCGGCATGGTCTTCAGCAGACAATCTGTGGAATGTAACATCCACGCATCTGGATAAAGAAGTTTGCATCCGCGCAACGTACGTGTTTTTCGCCACGGGATACTTTGACCATCAAGAGCCATTGCGCGCTCAGATACCTGGCCTAGACGACTTTGGTGGGGTGATCGTCCACCCACAGTTCTGGCCAGCGAATCTCGATTACTTGGGTAAAAGAATCGCGGTTATCGGCAGTGGGGCGACGGCGATCTCACTTGTTCCCAAACTAGCAGAGACAGCGTTTACCGTAACAATGGTCCAGCGCAGCGCGAATTACATCCTACCAATCCCTTCACCTGGAGGCAACCGATGGGCACGGTTTTTATCTTCAACTTTACCCCATAAGGTCAAGCGCTTCGCTTGGCTGGCGGTTACATTAGTCGGCTATTATGCATGCCGGAAGTTCCCCGGGGCCGCTAAAGACTATCTCCTCGGCCTGGTCCAGAAACAACTCCCAAAACACATCCAAGCAGATCCACATTTCACACCTAGGTATAATGTCTGGGATCAACGGCTCTTGGCCTGTCCAGATGGTGACTTTTTTGAGAGCCTTCATCGCGGTAACGTCCGCATCGAGACAGCGAATATCCAAACCTGTACTCCCAACAGCATTGTTCTCGATAACGGGAAATCCATCGAAGTGGATCTTGTCATAACAGCCACGGGCCACAAGCTTCAATTCGGCGGTGGATCCACTCTTGAAATTGACGGCAAGGTTTGTGATATCTCCAAAAGATGCCTGTGGAATGGTATGATGCTCCAGGGCGTTCCCAATGCGTTCTTTGCTCTCGGATATCTCACCAATGCCTCGTGGACGATGGGGGTAGATGTCACGGCCTTGTCTGCCTGTCGACTGATCAACTACATGGCGAAGAGGGACATCCTCGCGGCTATGCCTCATGCCAAGGGTCCGTTGGATCCGACTGTCCGGCCCATCTGGAATTTGAATTCAACGTACATGGCGGTGGGTGGAGACAGTCTGCCGAAATCGGGGATCGTCAGTCCATGGCAGCCGCGGACGAACTATATTGCCGATTATCTTCAAGCGAAGTATTGGTCTTTTAGCGATGGTTTAGAGTTCACTAGAGCCGCTTAA
- a CDS encoding acyl-CoA N-acyltransferase, protein MTTETIQIRRMTRPDIPYMAHLASTTYFNSPLSQFLSPYRHAYPEDFTRRFVQMIRARYFNPRCIGFVAVSVSNPDIPVAYAQFIRLGNDKAARDLIAAQTSIWNTLRRWFVTVQTWIENLLWPDRSGDADAVRRFEKSAEVDGLRFWDSEEMKRLYGERWHAQSVVVSGDWRRMGIGRRLMGEVLRRAQEDGVVVGLEASEDGEKLYRSLGFELRGRFSLLLGGQDVGGIMMWRPKGGL, encoded by the coding sequence ATGACAACCGAAACAATCCAAATCCGCCGCATGACACGCCCCGACATCCCCTACATGGCCCACCTAGCCTCAACAACCTACTTCAACTCCCCCCTCAGCCAATTTCTCTCTCCATACAGGCATGCCTACCCAGAAGACTTCACCCGACGCTTCGTCCAGATGATCCGTGCCCGCTACTTCAATCCCAGATGCATCGGCTTCGTGGCCGTCTCCGTCTCCAACCCCGATATACCAGTGGCATATGCACAGTTCATCCGACTAGGAAACGACAAAGCTGCACGGGACCTAATCGCAGCACAGACCTCCATCTGGAATACGCTACGACGGTGGTTCGTCACAGTCCAGACGTGGATTGAGAATCTACTATGGCCAGATCGGTCAGGGGATGCTGATGCGGTGCGGAGGTTTGAGAAGTCTGCGGAGGTGGATGGTTTGCGGTTCTGGGATtcggaggagatgaagaggTTATATGGGGAGAGGTGGCATGCGCAGAGTGTGGTTGTTTCTGGGGATTGGAGGCGTATGGGTATTGGGAGGCGGTTGATGGGGGAGGTTTTGCGGCGGGCGCAGGAGGATGGAGTCGTTGTTGGATTGGAAGCGAGTGAGGATGGGGAGAAGCTTTATCGGAGTTTGGGGTTTGAGTTGAGAGGAAGGTTTTCGTTGCTTTTGGGTGGTCAGGATGTGGGTGGGATTATGATGTGGAGGCCTAAGGGGGGTTTATGA
- a CDS encoding putative esterase has translation MKLYLLFFFFLTLHALPGLPRSTADKPPFFLLAGDSTTAVQSTNGGGWGNGFIQTTLAKGAKGQNYGHNGATTVSFRAGGDWDTLLKKVEEVKANYQPYVTIQFGNNDQKPTANITIAQYTSNLETCVGDVRNAGGVPVLVTPLSRRQYDNSTGVPTIIRSLENERVATIKAAKKTGASYIDLNRASTVYLNSIGPVSAHMYDLKTGDSTHLNAAGSQVFGGMVAGLIIQDFPQLGDAGFVHVDPKLQTALDKGQYYWPQ, from the coding sequence ATGAAGCTGTACctgctgttcttcttctttctcacCCTCCACGCTCTCCCAGGTCTCCCCAGGTCAACTGCGGACAAACCGCCGTTCTTCCTCCTAGCAGGCGACAGCACAACAGCAGTCCAATCGACGAACGGCGGTGGTTGGGGCAATGGATTCATCCAAACGACGCTGGCCAAGGGAGCCAAAGGTCAGAACTACGGCCACAACGGAGCGACAACCGTCAGCTTCCGCGCGGGAGGTGACTGGGACACCCTCCTCAagaaggttgaggaggtgAAAGCCAATTATCAGCCCTACGTGACCATCCAATTCGGCAACAACGACCAGAAGCCGACTGCCAATATTACCATCGCACAGTACACGAGCAATCTGGAGACTTGCGTCGGAGATGTGCGGAATGCGGGGGGAGTCCCCGTCCTAGTGACTCCACTTTCGCGGCGCCAGTACGATAATTCTACCGGAGTGCCCACTATTATCCGGAGTCTGGAAAATGAGCGGGTCGCGACGATTAAGGCCGCAAAGAAGACGGGAGCGTCGTATATTGACCTGAATCGCGCTAGCACAGTATACCTGAACAGTATTGGGCCGGTCAGTGCGCACATGTATGATTTGAAAACGGGTGACTCGACGCATTTGAACGCGGCTGGCAGTCAGGTCTTCGGGGGAATGGTCGCCGGCTTGATCATCCAGGATTTTCCCCAATTGGGTGACGCGGGGTTTGTCCATGTGGATCCGAAGTTGCAGACGGCGCTGGACAAGGGTCAATACTATTGGCCACAATGA
- a CDS encoding amino acid transporter (proline permease, putative), giving the protein MDKKSVIDDHQVSKEDTGNGTIIQPRETQRGLSSRQVQLMAIGGSIGTGLFVGIGSYLRDTGPLSVFLGYMFYGLLFVWPVNLCVGEMCAYLPIRGSIFELAARYIDPAFGFAMGWVYFYGGLMLVCTEYSAVATVMQYWTTSVNPAAWVAMALVVCFLLNIVAVKWYGESEFIMASTKILLLIGLVMLTFITMVGGNPKHDVYGFRNWTHGVMYEYYTDGATGRFLGLFSVMVYAAFSVAGPDLPALAAGEIQNPRWTIPRVVKMTFYRIVGFYVVGVLAVGIICSPQDPRLLSAIDSGAAGANASPWVIGIQNLDIHGLPDLINVLILFSGWSCGNAYVYSSSRTLYSLARDGQAPKFLLKCNSAGVPIYCVITVSLLSCISFLVADTSAVTVLYWFIDLTTCALIITYTSMACIFLGWYRALKAQGVDRKTALPWVAPFQPYFAIGAVTIGSLITLFNGFSVFSPFSVQGFITSYFGLAFFVVMFLFWKLYHKTEFVDPATADIYSGKAEIDVECRIWEDGGFEERRKAELAQMHWARRMWEKMW; this is encoded by the exons ATGGACAAGAAGAGTGTTATAGATGACCACCAGGTCTCAAAAGAGGATACGGGCAATGGAACAATTATCCAACCTCGAGAGACCCAGCGTGGTCTCTCCTCCAGACAAGTGCAGTTGATGGCGATCGGTGGCTCTATCGGAACAGGCCTTTTTGTGGGTATAGGATCGTACCTGCGCGATACAGGTCCTTTGTCTGTGTTTTTGGGCTATATGTTCTATGGCCTTCTGTTCGTCTGGCCTGTCAATCTTTGTGTTGGGGAGATGTGTGCGTACTTGCCGATTAGAGGTTCTATCTTTGAGCTTGCGGCTAGATATATCGATCCTGCTTTTGGATTTGCAAT GGGATGGGTTTACTTCTATGGTGGATTAATGCTTGTTTGCACGGAATACTCCGCTGTAGCCACTGTGATGCAATACTGGACTACGAGTGTCAACCCTGCAGCTTGGGTCGCCATGGCGCTGGTCGTTTGTTTCCTGCTCAACATCGTCGCGGTCAAGTGGTACGGAGAGAGCGAGTTCATCATGGCCTCCACCAAGATTCTCCTGCTGATCGGTCTTGTTATGCTCACCTTCATTACCATGGTCGGCGGTAACCCAAAGCATGATGTTTATGGATTCCGAAACTGGACTCATGGGGTGATGTACGAATACTATACCGACGGTGCGACAGGGAGATTCCTCGGGCTCTTTTCCGTCATGGTATATGCGGCATTCTCAGTGGCAGGCCCAGACCTACCAGCCTTAGCTGCAGGAGAGATCCAGAACCCACGGTGGACCATCCCACGCGTTGTCAAAATGACTTTTTACCGAATTGTTGGCTTCTACGTGGTCGGAGTCCTGGCGGTGGGTATCATCTGCTCGCCACAAGACCCTCGTCTTCTGTCCGCCATCGACTCAGGTGCAGCCGGAGCGAATGCGTCTCCCTGGGTCATCGGAATCCAGAACTTGGACATCCACGGGCTCCCAGATTTGATCAACGTATTGATTCTTTTCTCGGGGTGGTCATGCGGCAACGCCTATGTGTACAGTTCCAGTCGAACCCTATATTCGCTCGCGAGGGACGGACAGGCCCCGAAATTCCTCCTTAAATGCAATTCGGCCGGCGTTCCCATCTACTGTGTCATCACCGTCTCGCTTCTTTCCtgcatctccttcctcgtcgcGGACACTTCTGCCGTCACAGTTCTCTACTGGTTCATTGATCTGACCACATGTGCCTTGATCATCACCTACACCAGCATGGCCTGCATCTTCCTTGGATGGTACCGCGCTCTTAAAGCCCAAGGAGTCGACCGAAAGACGGCGCTGCCCTGGGTCGCTCCATTCCAACCGTACTTTGCTATCGGAGCCGTGACGATCGGTAGTTTGATCACGCTGTTCAATGGATTCAGCGTGTTCTCGCCGTTCAGCGTACAGGGATTCATCACCTCATACTTTGGTCTTGCTTTCTTCGTGGTCATGTTCTTGTTCTGGAAGTTGTATCATAAGACTGAGTTTGTAGATCCTGCGACAGCAGATATTTATAGTGGGAAAGCCGAGATCGACGTCGAATGTCGGATCTGGGAGGACGGTGGATTCGAGGAGCGACGAAAGGCCGAGCTGGCACAGATGCACTGGGCCAGAAGgatgtgggagaagatgTGGTGA
- a CDS encoding putative acetyltransferase, which yields MAFQFTPMELTPLDHTMPICYIAFFYALVLDDPHRGVSILKEGLHRLLGECPLLAGNMMRSSSKRSKANVREVRPPTIDSLREFPILRVAHHLNQYIIKKVLDSGERVSSDSLFDERYLPLPLSVATREICPIIRWQANILQDGIYVAVCFHHSVFDAAGFYFIQDALARCCREPDSPALTIPLGSDLLEGRRRMVSSPVVSSDVRGDAPTEDPHTIRVADFNAVEGLVSRRLVLQPAHMECLKDVCNSILRDRSQEEYLTSNDMISALLWLAIIRARYSPSPDSGGGQETRPVQSSLILITEVCRTLTPPLPISYVGNGIVQSVATSPVQRALISDASNAVHPHLPSVTKGDLQLLTDLALKVHSTQSSADNTYVKGIIQEKQRSPDWSPTFKQGDVTSTSIRRMGIYGLDFGETLGRVVEFESPDNRIDGTVCILPARSTSILELRVTLQADTMHRLLQGPLLQWAMRRTLGKL from the coding sequence ATGGCGTTCCAATTTACCCCAATGGAGCTGACACCGCTTGATCATACGATGCCGATATGCTACATAGCATTTTTCTACGCCTTGGTGTTGGATGACCCACACCGGGGTGTTTCCATCCTCAAGGAAGGTCTTCACCGCTTACTCGGGGAATGCCCTTTGCTAGCAGGAAATATGATGAGATCAAGTTCGAAACGGTCGAAAGCCAACGTACGTGAGGTGCGACCTCCCACCATAGATTCGTTGCGCGAGTTCCCCATCCTTCGGGTAGCACATCACCTGAATCAATACATCATCAAGAAAGTTCTCGATTCTGGCGAACGGGTGTCGAGCGATTCTTTATTCGATGAGCGATATCTTCCATTGCCACTGTCAGTGGCGACAAGAGAAATATGCCCTATCATTCGCTGGCAAGCCAACATTTTGCAAGATGGCATATACGTGGCTGTCTGCTTTCATCATTCAGTGTTTGACGCCGCCGGATTCTACTTCATCCAGGATGCACTGGCACGATGCTGTCGCGAGCCTGACAGCCCCGCTCTAACCATACCACTGGGGTCGGACCTCCTCGAAGGTAGACGACGCATGGTATCCAGCCCCGTGGTCAGCAGCGACGTAAGGGGCGACGCACCTACTGAAGACCCACACACTATCAGAGTTGCCGACTTTAACGCGGTTGAAGGACTTGTCAGTCGCCGACTAGTTCTGCAGCCCGCGCATATGGAGTGCCTGAAAGACGTTTGTAACTCAATCCTGCGTGACCGGTCACAGGAAGAGTACCTGACGTCCAATGATATGATCTCCGCTCTGCTATGGCTGGCTATTATCAGAGCACGGTATAGCCCATCCCCCGATAGCGGCGGTGGTCAGGAAACCCGGCCTGTTCAGAGTTCCTTGATACTCATCACTGAGGTCTGCCGAACTTTAACACCGCCTCTTCCCATTTCTTACGTTGGAAATGGCATCGTCCAATCTGTGGCAACATCACCCGTACAGCGTGCTCTGATTTCCGATGCGTCAAACGCGGTTCATCCCCACTTGCCATCAGTGACCAAGGGCGATCTCCAGCTTCTTACTGATCTCGCACTGAAAGTTCATTCTACGCAGTCCAGTGCAGATAATACCTACGTAAAGGGAATCATTCAAGAAAAACAGAGAAGTCCAGACTGGAGTCCCACCTTCAAGCAGGGTGATGTCACATCTACCAGTATTCGTCGGATGGGAATATACGGACTTGACTTTGGCGAGACCCTAGGAAGGGTGGTGGAGTTTGAGAGCCCCGATAACCGGATTGACGGGACAGTTTGCATACTGCCTGCCCGGTCCACTTCCATATTGGAGCTGCGAGTCACACTCCAGGCTGACACCATGCACCGGCTGCTGCAAGGCCCTCTTCTACAGTGGGCGATGCGAAGGACACTCGGCAAGTTGTGA
- a CDS encoding extracellular salicylate hydroxylase/monooxygenase: MKIVIIGGGISGCTAYLQLKKHLPKPPSPDEDHEITIYEAYDTNKDTTCDERDGPTHSSTLIVGGGLGIGPNGLNVLKRLDEDLLRDIVRGGYVVPTSNMKNKNGRLLIRMDASDEPTSPNELPMHMLGCSRHWFWRCLRMRIPDRDIVTKRVAEVVASPDGRNVVHFADDSPPVEADLVIGADGLKGIVKRALFPEAEGDPFPPHYEGLSGVGGFISADKVKDDVEKGSMNFIIGGNGFFGYFYSDSARSAPHRDSPYHVSEPGESLGWWSTYQVDECPNPKTIDKEDVARQLRERYSSWKDAVIQKVLHSLEVSNMYPTWTMPPLPTWERNGVVLVGDAAHALPPTSGQGSSQALEDVEAFVLFLSHYLRKEYETRGPDIDVKAVISTAAKPYMELRIPRVRAILEDAKHRQNIKRDMSIVEEYLMYSFLWILGWFPSFFAKEMKAVFNYNVADEVKKMLARES; this comes from the exons ATGAAAATAGTTATAATCGGTGGAGGTATCTCCGGATGCACCGCCTACCTCCAACTCAAAAAGCATCTCCCCAAACCACCCTCCCCAGACGAGGACCACGAAATCACCATTTACGAAGCATACGACACAAACAAAGACACCACCTGTGACGAGCGTGATGGCCCAACCCACTCCTCGACACTTATCGTTGGCGGCGGGCTAGGTATCGGGCCGAACGGCCTCAACGTCCTAAAGCGTCTggatgaggatcttctccGTGATATTGTCCGCGGCGGATATGTAGTTCCGACGTCCAacatgaagaacaaaaatgGACGTCTGCTCATACGCATGGACGCATCGGATGAGCCAACCTCGCCGAATGAATTACCAATGCATATGCTCGGGTGCAGCCGACATTGGTTCTGGCGGTGTCTTCGTATGCGCATTCCGGATCGCGATATTGTGACGAAACGGGTCGCGGAGGTTGTTGCGAGCCCGGACGGGCGGAATGTAGTTCACTTTGCTGATGACAGTCCGCCAGTAGAGGCGGATTTGGTTATCGGTGCGGATGGGTTGAAGGGGATCGTTAAACGGGCGTTGTTCCCTGAGGCAGAGGGGGATCCGTTTCCGCCTCATTATGA AGGCCTGTCAGGAGTCGGGGGGTTCATCTCGGCAGACAAAGTCAAAGACGACGTTGAGAAAGGCTCAATGAACTTCATCATCGGGGGTAATGGTTTCTTCGGCTACTTCTATTCCGACAGTGCCCGATCGGCACCTCACAGGGACTCACCATATCACGTCTCCGAACCAGGCGAGAGTCTAGGCTGGTGGTCAACTTACCAAGTCGACGAGTGTCCGAACCCGAAAACGATTGACAAGGAGGATGTCGCGCGTCAACTGCGAGAACGCTACTCGAGCTGGAAAGATGCAGTTATACAGAAAGTCCTTCACTCACTCGAGGTCAGCAATATGTATCCTACCTGGACGATGCCACCTCTGCCGACGTGGGAGCGAAACGGCGTCGTTCTCGTCGGTGACGCAGCTCATGCATTGCCGCCTACTTCGGGACAGGGCTCATCACAGGCACTTGAGGATGTCGAGGCGTTTGTTCTATTTTTGAGTCACTATTTACGTAAGGAATATGAGACTCGGGGGCCTGATATTGACGTAAAGGCCGTGATCTCGACCGCAGCTAAGCCTTATATGGAGCTGCGCATCCCTCGTGTCCGGGCGATTCTCGAAGACGCAAAGCATAGACAGAACATCAAGCGTGATATGAGCATCGTCGAGGAATATCTAATGTATAGTTTTCTATGGATCCTTG GGTGGTTCCCGAGCTTCTTTGCGAAGGAAATGAAGGCTGTGTTCAATTATAATGTCGCTGATGAGGTGAAGAAAATGTTGGCACGCGAAAGCTAA
- a CDS encoding uncharacterized protein (expressed protein), which yields MAKVVLISGINGITGSAILDHLVKYTTQEEWRRIIITSHFPLTLVMQDPRVDFLALDFSKPVDVLAQDMSRLCTEVTHAHFSSYVHKDSFAELNVANRLLSKNFLDALLLVVRNCLQNCTLQMGGKYYNVHLQPVPTPAREDQLRLVTYDENLY from the coding sequence ATGGCTAAGGTCGTATTAATCAGTGGCATCAATGGAATCACAGGGTCAGCCATTTTAGACCACCTCGTCAAATACACCACGCAGGAGGAATGGAGACGTATAATTATCACGTCGCACTTCCCCCTGACCCTAGTCATGCAGGATCCCCGCGTTGATTTCCTCGCATTAGACTTTTCCAAGCCGGTGGACGTGCTAGCCCAGGACATGAGCCGATTGTGCACGGAAGTAACCCACGCACACTTCTCCTCCTACGTGCACAAGGACAGCTTCGCAGAGCTGAACGTAGCCAACAGATTACTGTCTAAGAATTTCCTCGACGCGCTGCTACTGGTAGTCAGGAACTGCCTCCAGAATTGCACGTTACAGATGGGAGGTAAATACTATAACGTGCACCTACAGCCAGTTCCCACGCCGGCGCGCGAAGACCAACTGAGGCTGGTGACATACGACGAGAACCTCTACTAA
- a CDS encoding putative MFS transporter, which translates to MRTTVTALLTMESLQVDNPQPEPQTPRLLLKLISAGFAFFVAGVNDGSLGSLIPYIREAYHIDTNMVAIVYGTTFCGWFFAALSNSHLSQYLDLGVFLVMGATLQVLAHALRTWLPPFPLFAVTFFFASLGQAYQDTYANTFVASVKAAHRWLGFIHAMYMAGCLAGPFISTAVASAGARSRWELFYTAPLGLGVINFALVVFAFRESLALKRPTQGEMESSREARQKGPMQEIQKTLAQPSVWILSLYFFFFLGAVITAGGWIVEYLVHVRNGDLNDMGYVPAGFYGGGFLGRLILAEPTYRWGERRMVFIYVLLCVGLELVFWLVPNIITEAVAISLLGFFSGPFFATGISVASKLFTVDIRSSALAFIFVLGQVGGAIFPAVTGIMAAKVGVSVLQPMLVGLLGATGVSWLMLPKSRLHHD; encoded by the exons ATGCGAACAACAGTAACTGCCTTGCTCACCATGGAGTCTTTACAGGTAGATAACCCTCAGCCAGAACCACAAACCCCAAGACTCCTCCTGAAACTCATCAGCGCTGGATTCGCGTTTTTCGTAGCCGGCGTTAATGATGGGAGCTTGGGATCGCTGATTCCGTATATTCGAGAGGCCTACCACATAGACACCAATATGGTGGCTATTGT GTACGGCACGACCTTTTGTGGTTGGTTCTTCGCCGCTCTCTCTAATAGTCATCTAAGCCAGTACCTGGACCTTGGTGTGTTCTTGGTCATGGGTGCGACATTACAAGTCCTAGCTCATGCCCTGAGAACCTGGCTGCCTCCATTCCCCCTATTTGCCGTGACATTTTTCTTTGCCAGTCTTGGCCAAGCGTACCAGGACACGTACGCGAACACGTTTGTGGCGTCGGTAAAAGCAGCGCATCGATGGCTCGGGTTTATTCATGCGATGTATATGGCAGGATGTCTCGCCGGACCCTTCATCTCCACAGCAGTAGCATCGGCAGGAGCACGGTCACGTTGGGAGTTATTCTACACAGCGCCTTTAGGACTAGGGGTCATCAACTTTGCCCTTGTGGTGTTCGCATTTCGTGAGTCGTTGGCCTTGAAGCGTCCTACACAGGGTGAGATGGAGTCCTCCAGGGAAGCAAGACAAAAAGGGCCCATGCAAGAGATACAGAAGACTCTAGCGCAACCGAGCGTGTGGATATTGAGcttgtatttcttctttttccttggtgCCGTTATCACTGCTGGAG GTTGGATCGTGGAATACCTGGTCCATGTCCGCAATGGCGACCTGAACGACATGGGATATGTCCCTGCCGGCTTTTACGGTGGCGGTTTCTTAGGTCGACTGATCTTGGCTGAACCGACCTATCGCTGGGGAGAGCGACGGATGGTGTTTATCTATGTGTTGCTCTGTGTAGGATTAGAATTGGTATTCTGGCT CGTCCCTAATATCATCACTGAAGCAGTGGCCATCAgtcttctcggcttcttctccggCCCTTTCTTTGCTACA GGTATCTCGGTCGCATCGAAACTATTCACAGTGGACATTCGTTCATCGGCACTTG CATTCATCTTTGTCCTCGGTCAGGTTGGAGGGGCGATATTCCCAGCTGTTACTGGTATCATGGCGGCCAAGGTCGGTGTATCAGTGCTGCAGCCTATGCTAGTCGGGCTGCTCGGCGCCACTGGTGTTTCCTGGCTGATGCTCCCCAAATCTCGGTTGCATCACGATTGA